One window of Cohnella hashimotonis genomic DNA carries:
- a CDS encoding helix-turn-helix domain-containing protein has product MKDNPLRSLLAAAELTVLKFDNHRLRAINYRNRVIQDYYMMTYVRSGSAKLRVEDRVYDIPPGTVIFIPPLLEHDQYKDTDEETEFLWWHFTYRIQNAIDVLPFLRIPFIYPLRDHRRFEDAFDELMLCQNPEDGHLPKVILQKAKSLELLYVLLDNAVGQAGAENPALPPAGFLSLLLKIATRPEANFTLAELAKELHMNPTYVSNQFKKTFGKSPILLHREMKIAKAKSMLETGERTVADIGADLGFQDVQSFTRLFKKYAGISPSQYKRLFDYRPV; this is encoded by the coding sequence ATGAAGGATAATCCGCTTCGTTCCCTGCTGGCGGCCGCCGAGCTGACGGTGCTGAAGTTCGACAACCACCGTCTGCGCGCGATCAACTACCGCAACCGCGTCATTCAGGATTACTATATGATGACCTACGTCCGCAGCGGATCGGCCAAGCTCAGAGTCGAGGACCGCGTATACGACATTCCGCCGGGCACCGTCATTTTTATCCCCCCGCTCCTTGAACATGACCAATACAAAGACACGGACGAGGAGACGGAGTTTCTCTGGTGGCATTTTACGTACCGGATCCAGAATGCGATCGACGTGCTGCCTTTCTTGCGGATCCCGTTTATTTATCCGCTGCGCGACCATCGCCGGTTCGAGGACGCGTTCGACGAGCTGATGCTATGCCAGAACCCGGAGGACGGACATCTCCCGAAGGTGATCCTGCAAAAAGCGAAGTCGCTCGAGCTGCTGTACGTGCTGCTGGACAATGCCGTCGGCCAAGCAGGCGCCGAAAATCCGGCGCTGCCGCCGGCGGGCTTCCTGTCCCTGCTGCTTAAGATCGCCACCCGGCCCGAAGCCAACTTTACGCTCGCCGAGCTGGCCAAAGAACTGCATATGAATCCGACTTACGTCAGCAATCAATTCAAGAAGACGTTCGGCAAATCTCCGATTCTGCTCCACCGGGAGATGAAGATCGCCAAAGCCAAATCCATGCTGGAAACGGGCGAGCGCACCGTCGCCGACATCGGCGCCGACCTCGGCTTCCAGGACGTGCAGAGCTTCACCCGGCTGTTCAAGAAATACGCGGGCATCTCGCCGAGCCAGTACAAACGGTTGTTTGATTATAGACCTGTATAA
- a CDS encoding zinc-dependent alcohol dehydrogenase, which yields MESWNVFFPQAQQVEIRKEPLDPALGRTEILCRSVASLISTGTELQCLRGVFDAGTNWSDWVKYPFQPGYLTTAEVLEVGPDVTGIRPGDRINAGHSHAQYFKIEARDAYPLPKEISAEQGLWLSLAKTTQLGVRRAELQLGETVGIVGLGLLGQLAAQYAYLSGAREIYAIDPAESRLDLLPKKPGIRPLPMNAEAAREAIRAATGGKMLDVVFDVTGHPSVLAQATLLVKPFGRVVLLGDTSVPSQQPLGPNVVSDSISILGIHASKNYRDWDHPAMSELFLRYLIQGRMDIAPLITHRYSPMDAPEAYGLLANNRSSAMGVLFDWTRLD from the coding sequence TTGGAATCGTGGAACGTCTTTTTTCCCCAGGCGCAGCAAGTCGAGATACGCAAAGAACCGCTCGACCCGGCGCTCGGGCGAACGGAAATCTTGTGCCGGTCGGTGGCGTCGCTCATCAGCACCGGCACGGAGCTCCAGTGCCTAAGAGGCGTCTTCGATGCGGGGACCAACTGGTCGGATTGGGTGAAGTACCCCTTCCAGCCCGGCTATCTGACGACGGCCGAGGTGCTGGAGGTCGGACCGGACGTGACGGGCATTCGCCCGGGAGACCGCATCAATGCGGGGCATTCTCATGCGCAATACTTTAAAATCGAAGCCAGGGACGCCTACCCTCTTCCGAAGGAAATCAGCGCCGAGCAGGGACTCTGGCTGAGCTTGGCCAAGACGACGCAGCTTGGCGTGCGGCGGGCGGAGCTGCAGCTCGGGGAAACGGTCGGCATCGTCGGGCTCGGGCTTCTGGGCCAATTGGCCGCCCAATACGCTTATTTGTCAGGCGCCCGGGAAATCTACGCCATCGATCCGGCCGAGAGCCGGCTCGACCTGCTGCCGAAAAAGCCGGGCATTCGACCGCTGCCCATGAACGCGGAAGCAGCAAGAGAAGCGATCCGCGCGGCGACGGGAGGCAAAATGCTCGACGTCGTATTCGACGTCACCGGTCATCCGTCCGTCCTTGCCCAGGCCACCTTGCTCGTCAAGCCGTTCGGCCGCGTCGTGCTGCTTGGCGATACCTCGGTGCCGTCACAGCAACCGCTCGGACCGAACGTCGTATCGGATTCCATCTCGATTCTGGGCATCCATGCCTCCAAAAATTACCGGGACTGGGACCATCCTGCGATGTCCGAGCTTTTCCTGCGTTACCTCATCCAGGGCCGCATGGATATCGCGCCGCTCATTACGCACCGGTATTCGCCGATGGACGCGCCGGAAGCGTACGGCCTGCTCGCGAATAACCGCAGCTCGGCCATGGGCGTGCTGTTCGATTGGACGCGTTTGGATTAA
- a CDS encoding carbohydrate ABC transporter permease, whose amino-acid sequence MKQRTGLFDIVNVLILALFACTMLFPFIHMAAVSLSSAEFVVGNRISIWPKGINFDAFAAVLSDKRILTGYKNTLIYVVLGTTLSLIVTTMGAYSLSRRNLVFGKTFMLMIVFTILFSGGMIPTYLTVRNYHLLDTIWAMVIPNLVTAFNLIIMRTFFQGIPRELEESGKIDGLSDAGILTRIVLPLSKPVLLTVMLFYAVQIWGNFFSALLYLRNADLYPLQVIIRNIVMMGVISDITVSSALGDKKVVLESLKYAVILVGTLPILLFYPFIQKHFIKGAMMGSVKG is encoded by the coding sequence TTGAAACAACGAACGGGCTTATTTGATATCGTGAATGTCCTGATCCTGGCTCTCTTTGCCTGCACGATGCTGTTTCCTTTTATCCACATGGCGGCCGTATCGTTAAGCTCCGCGGAATTCGTGGTCGGCAATCGAATCAGCATCTGGCCCAAGGGCATCAACTTCGACGCCTTTGCGGCCGTTCTAAGCGACAAGCGAATACTGACCGGTTACAAAAACACGCTCATTTACGTCGTGCTCGGAACGACTTTGTCTCTGATCGTCACGACGATGGGCGCCTACTCCCTATCGAGAAGAAACCTCGTCTTCGGCAAAACGTTCATGCTGATGATCGTGTTCACGATCTTATTCTCGGGCGGCATGATTCCGACTTATCTCACGGTACGTAATTATCACCTGCTCGATACGATCTGGGCCATGGTGATACCGAACCTCGTTACCGCCTTCAATCTGATCATTATGCGCACGTTCTTCCAGGGAATCCCGCGGGAATTGGAGGAGTCCGGCAAGATCGACGGATTGTCCGACGCGGGAATCTTGACGCGGATCGTCTTACCCTTATCCAAGCCAGTGCTGCTCACGGTCATGCTGTTTTACGCGGTTCAAATCTGGGGCAATTTCTTCAGCGCCCTGCTATATCTCCGGAATGCGGACTTGTATCCGCTGCAAGTGATCATTCGGAATATCGTCATGATGGGCGTGATATCGGATATCACGGTCAGCTCCGCCCTCGGAGACAAGAAGGTCGTGCTGGAATCCTTGAAGTACGCGGTCATTCTCGTCGGTACGCTGCCGATCTTGCTGTTTTACCCGTTCATCCAGAAGCACTTCATCAAAGGCGCCATGATGGGCTCGGTTAAAGGCTAA
- a CDS encoding ABC transporter permease: MKLSILGQIKRDRIFLLLLAPTMIFYIMFRYVPMFGITISFMDYNLFKGIAGSPWVGLKYYRMFFENPDARIIIKNTVLLGFYKLLFGFPAPIVLALMLNEVRSMIFKRFVQTVSYMPYFLSIVVVASMIDMFLSPSTGWLNHALQDMGFPAINFLQEPGWFRTIFVSSEIWQQVGWGSIIYLAAVTTIDPQLYEAARMDGAGRLKQIWHVTLPGLATTVAIMFLMQVGQILEISFEKVFLLSNAATYDTSDIISTYVYRIGLLQGNFSYGAAIDLFMGVIGFVLVYVSNRISRRFSETSLW; this comes from the coding sequence TTGAAATTATCCATCCTGGGGCAGATCAAACGCGATCGGATCTTTCTTCTGCTGCTGGCGCCGACCATGATTTTCTACATCATGTTCCGCTACGTGCCCATGTTCGGGATCACCATCTCGTTTATGGACTACAACCTGTTCAAGGGCATCGCGGGGAGCCCATGGGTCGGGCTCAAATATTACAGGATGTTCTTCGAAAATCCCGACGCCAGAATCATTATCAAGAATACGGTGCTCCTCGGTTTTTATAAGCTGCTGTTCGGTTTCCCGGCGCCGATCGTTCTGGCCTTGATGCTGAATGAAGTGCGCAGCATGATATTCAAAAGATTCGTGCAAACGGTGAGCTACATGCCGTATTTTCTGTCCATCGTGGTCGTCGCCAGCATGATCGACATGTTTTTGTCGCCCAGTACGGGCTGGCTGAATCACGCCCTACAGGACATGGGGTTCCCGGCCATTAACTTCCTGCAGGAGCCTGGTTGGTTCCGGACGATCTTCGTCAGCTCGGAAATTTGGCAGCAAGTCGGATGGGGTTCGATTATTTATTTGGCAGCCGTCACGACGATAGATCCGCAGCTGTACGAAGCGGCGAGAATGGACGGCGCGGGCAGGCTGAAGCAGATCTGGCACGTCACGCTTCCCGGCCTCGCGACGACGGTCGCCATCATGTTCCTCATGCAGGTGGGCCAGATTCTCGAGATCAGCTTCGAAAAGGTATTCCTGCTGTCCAATGCGGCGACGTACGATACGTCGGATATCATCTCGACCTACGTGTACCGGATCGGCCTTTTGCAAGGGAATTTCAGTTACGGCGCGGCGATCGACCTGTTCATGGGCGTAATCGGATTCGTGCTCGTCTACGTGAGCAACAGGATCAGCCGCAGATTCAGCGAGACCAGCTTATGGTAA
- a CDS encoding extracellular solute-binding protein, with amino-acid sequence MQKNNHRKKIFSLTLLSAILMTTSLAACSSNNNEKNAQSPSPSASPSGTASASATVAPAEPATLRLLTDQSQAWPVKPDWAVWRWIKDATNIEIKQELQTGPESLPLAISSGDMPDLMSVFPADAQKYGPQGAFLDLSKYLDKMPNVKKYLEERPTVAQRMTSPGGEMYNIINDGGGAGNNVVYFYRDDIFAKHSLQVPTTWDELYETAKKLKALYPDSYPFVFRHGIGTMRSFAPAFGIYPWFYEEPGTEKMKFGVADPNFKKLVEYLNKFYKEGLFPPDWLSMDYKAWTQFMTTNKSFISIQYIGQIEIMNSQLKDGAHLKFMAPPLGAGDKPYLAKANFEEYGFAVSSTTKNLDAALRYLDFIYSDEGSDLLSWGKEGESYEMVDGKRKLLPQFKEPNDLRKELGMFTTGAVGLANMESSLSLSNENERYAYAEAEKYQFPTMNITPPLTNEEKSAVALIEEQVLKHYEASVAKFINGETPMSQWDAFLAELDKMGAKKLLETYQVALDRLKANSK; translated from the coding sequence ATGCAGAAAAACAACCACAGAAAAAAAATCTTCAGCCTCACTCTGTTATCGGCAATCTTGATGACGACTTCGCTCGCGGCTTGTTCAAGCAACAACAACGAAAAGAACGCGCAGTCGCCTTCGCCGTCCGCCAGTCCGAGCGGTACGGCAAGCGCGTCCGCAACGGTGGCGCCGGCTGAGCCGGCAACCCTCCGGCTGCTGACCGACCAATCGCAAGCATGGCCCGTCAAGCCGGATTGGGCCGTCTGGCGATGGATCAAGGATGCGACCAACATCGAGATCAAGCAGGAGCTGCAGACGGGTCCCGAGTCTCTGCCCCTCGCCATCTCCTCCGGGGACATGCCGGACCTGATGTCCGTGTTCCCTGCCGACGCGCAGAAGTACGGGCCGCAAGGCGCATTTCTGGACCTGTCCAAGTATTTGGACAAAATGCCGAACGTGAAGAAGTATTTGGAGGAAAGGCCGACGGTGGCCCAACGGATGACCTCGCCCGGCGGCGAAATGTACAACATTATCAACGACGGAGGCGGCGCGGGCAACAATGTCGTTTATTTCTACCGCGACGATATTTTCGCCAAGCATTCGCTACAAGTGCCGACCACTTGGGACGAGTTGTACGAAACGGCGAAAAAGCTGAAGGCGCTGTATCCCGACAGCTATCCGTTCGTCTTCCGCCACGGCATCGGCACGATGAGATCCTTCGCGCCGGCGTTCGGCATCTACCCTTGGTTCTATGAGGAGCCGGGCACCGAAAAAATGAAATTCGGCGTAGCCGACCCTAACTTCAAGAAGCTGGTCGAGTATTTGAACAAGTTCTATAAGGAAGGCTTGTTCCCGCCCGACTGGCTGTCCATGGACTACAAGGCTTGGACGCAGTTCATGACGACGAACAAATCGTTCATCTCCATCCAATACATCGGTCAGATCGAGATCATGAATTCGCAGCTGAAGGACGGTGCCCATCTGAAGTTCATGGCGCCGCCGCTCGGCGCAGGCGACAAGCCCTATCTCGCCAAAGCGAACTTCGAAGAATACGGCTTCGCCGTCTCTTCCACGACGAAAAACCTGGACGCCGCGCTCCGCTATCTTGACTTCATCTATTCCGATGAAGGCTCCGACCTGCTCAGCTGGGGCAAAGAAGGCGAGTCCTATGAGATGGTAGACGGCAAGCGCAAGCTGCTGCCGCAATTCAAAGAGCCGAACGACCTCCGCAAGGAGCTCGGCATGTTCACGACTGGCGCGGTCGGACTGGCGAACATGGAATCCTCCTTGTCGCTGAGCAACGAAAACGAGCGGTACGCATACGCCGAAGCGGAAAAGTATCAATTCCCGACGATGAACATCACGCCTCCGCTCACCAACGAGGAAAAGAGCGCGGTCGCGCTGATCGAAGAGCAGGTGCTGAAGCATTACGAAGCTTCGGTCGCCAAGTTCATTAACGGCGAGACCCCGATGTCGCAGTGGGATGCCTTCCTGGCCGAGCTGGACAAAATGGGCGCGAAGAAGCTGCTTGAGACTTATCAGGTCGCATTGGACCGGCTCAAAGCGAACTCGAAATAA